One genomic region from Bacillota bacterium encodes:
- a CDS encoding acetaldehyde dehydrogenase (acetylating), with protein MKKVGVAILGPGNIGTDLMYKVMRSRSLDLRLMSGVDPKSEGLALAASLGIETSVEGIEPVLADPSVQIVFDSTGAKIHRMHAPLLEEAGKFAIDLTPAAVGPYVVPAVNMDQHLNSPNINLITCGGQATVPIVAAISRVCRVKYAEIVATISSRSAGPGTRQNIDEFTQTTAKGLVTVGGAEKGKAIIILNPAEPPIIMRNTIYALMEGGNADEIGDSVHAMVRVVQGYVPGFRLKLPPTVEGDRVITMIEVEGAGDYLPKYSGNLDIITAAAVGVAERLASNIQKGWASA; from the coding sequence TTGAAGAAAGTGGGAGTGGCCATCCTTGGTCCCGGTAACATCGGGACCGACCTGATGTACAAGGTGATGCGCAGCCGGAGTCTCGACCTCAGGCTCATGTCGGGGGTCGACCCGAAGTCGGAGGGGCTGGCGCTCGCCGCCAGCCTTGGAATCGAGACGTCGGTGGAAGGTATTGAACCGGTCCTCGCCGACCCATCGGTGCAGATCGTCTTCGACTCCACGGGAGCCAAGATCCACAGGATGCACGCGCCTCTCCTCGAGGAGGCCGGGAAGTTCGCCATCGATTTGACTCCGGCCGCGGTGGGTCCGTACGTGGTACCTGCGGTCAACATGGACCAGCACCTGAACTCGCCGAACATCAACCTGATTACCTGCGGCGGGCAGGCTACGGTCCCGATTGTGGCGGCGATAAGCAGGGTGTGCCGGGTCAAGTACGCTGAAATCGTGGCGACCATCTCGTCTCGTAGCGCGGGACCAGGCACGCGCCAGAACATTGACGAATTCACGCAGACCACCGCGAAGGGCCTGGTCACGGTGGGCGGGGCCGAGAAGGGCAAGGCGATCATCATACTGAACCCCGCCGAGCCGCCCATCATCATGCGGAATACGATATACGCCCTTATGGAGGGCGGAAACGCCGATGAGATAGGCGACTCGGTGCATGCCATGGTCCGGGTGGTCCAGGGCTACGTGCCGGGATTCAGGCTCAAGCTCCCACCCACTGTGGAGGGCGACAGGGTCATCACGATGATCGAGGTCGAGGGCGCGGGGGACTACCTGCCGAAGTATTCCGGAAACCTCGACATCATCACGGCTGCGGCTGTCGGCGTCGCGGAACGCCTGGCCTCGAACATACAGAAGGGGTGGGCTTCAGCATGA